The sequence AGGTGGAGGCGATCAGCTACATCCGCGGCCGCTCGATTCCCCGCCAGTTCATGGTGGTGGATGAAGCCCAGAACCTCACTCCCCATGAGGTGAAGACGATCGTGACCCGGGTGGGTGAGGGCACCAAGATCGTGCTCACCGGTGATCCCTATCAGATTGACAATCCCTATGTGGACGCGGAGAGCAATGGCCTCACCTGGCTGGTGGAGCGCTTCAAGGGCCAGCCGCTGGCCGGCCATGTGACGCTGATGCGCGGTGAGCGCTCACCACTGGCGGAGCTGGCGGCGAATCTGCTTTGACAGCCATGCCCCAGCAGCGCAAGTCCTAAAGCGTCTTCAGCCATGACGGCTGGGGGAGCATCAGCGTGGCTGAGTTCGAGAACCTTGAGGAGACTCAGGAGCTGTTCCGTCTTTGGAATGCGCGTTGTCACGGCATGTCGTGTCTGACCTGGTTCCTTGGAGCTGTCATCCAATCCCCCATGGAACCAGCTCATTCCCTGCGGATCTGATCTGAACCTTCCCCTGAATTCCCGATGACCAATTCCGCAGAGCGCGCCAGCAAGATCTGCCCCGTGTGTGGGCGACCGTTTCAATGGCGTAAGAAATGGAAGGACGTGTGGGAGGAGGTGCGGTACTGCTCGGAGCGCTGCCGGCGCCGGCGCCACACTATGAGCAGCGATTCATCGTTGCTCCTACACTCGTTCTTCTGAACCCTTCATCGATAGACAAGAAATCGAGGGAACCCCATCTCTATCCGAGGTGAGACTCGTTCAATCGGCAGCATTCCTCCGCGTCGTTGGCCTTGCACACCTCATTGCAGAGCTAACGCTGCCCCTGAGTGGCAGGCATGAAGCCTGGCGTGGGGCACCATAGAGTTGGTGGTGCCCTGTCCACTCGAGGGGTGTGTTCGAAGTGTCGCTTCTCTATAGACAACCTCCGCAGACCTTCGCATCTACTGCAGGATCCAGAGTTATCGCGGGCTGACCAAAGGAATCGTTTGCCTTCCATGGCGGCGGTAGATATGGAAGTCGTTATCGGTAGTGAGAAGCAATGGTGAGTCGTTCATCTCCGACAGTCGAATCAAAGCAGTATCAGCTAGAGATGCAGGAACATTCTCATACCGCTTGAAGAGTGAACTCACAGAGCCGATCTGCTCCTGGAGAACGAAAGGCAATTGAACGACCCCTCGCTCAATGAACTGCAACGCCAGGGAAGGATCAAAACCGGAGCGCTTCAGCAGAAAACAAGTCTCCGCAACGACAGCCTCACAGCTCAGCAACGGAGGCTGAAAACACCGAAACTGTTCAATAGCCCATCTATGGTGGGTGTCGTTGCGACTCAACACGGCAACCCAAGGGCCTGTATCCAGCAGCACCGCCATAATCAGTTTGTACCGAAGTCAGACATGTAAGCAGGGTTAGATGACAGATCTACTGGTCCATCTTCACAACAACCAACCAAATCGGCTAACAGATCAGCGGCGGATTGTGGTGCTGAGTCTTCCACACCCTGCTCTGAGGACTGGAGAAACGCTGTCAATGCTCGTCGAACCAACTCAGACTTGCTCAGCCGACGACGATGAGCCTGCTCCGTGAGCTGCGCATCAAGGGCTCCGGTCAACTTGAGTGAGATCACAGCCATGGCAAGCACCCCGCTTCTACTCCATCATCATACCAGCTGCCAAACGGTATTACGGCCATCGTTGGCGGGCTTTTCGCGGAACTGGTTGCAGGGTCTACTTATGCCAGCAGCAGCGGCCTCCTCCACGGGGCATTTCTGCTCGCTCTTACCGATCCTTCGAACGCTGTCCCTGAGTGGCAGGCAAGAAGCTATCGCAATCCATCGAGAATTGACTAAGGCCTGTCCACTCAAGGGGCTTGTTCGAAGGTGTCGCTTCTCAACAGGCAGCGATTGCAGACCGTCGCTTCGCCAGCAGAGCTCAAGCCACCTCAGCTTCACTTCTCACAGTGGCACTCAACTTAAGCCCCAAGGCCGACACGACCTTGAGGATCGTGTCAAAGCTCGGACTGCGGTCCCCCGAGAGTGCCTTATAGAGACTTTCTCTGGATAGCCCTGAATCCTTGGCCACTTTGGTCATCCCTTGGGCGCGTGCGATGTCACCAAGGGCCTTGGCAATGAAAGCCACATCTCCATCCGCCTCCTCGATGCAGGCTTCCAGATAGGCCGCCATCTCCTCTTGGGTTCGTAGATGCTTGGCAACGTCGTAGGGGCTGGTCGTGACTTTCATCAGATCTCCTCACTCAGGTTGTCTGCCAGCAGAAGCGCCTCATCAATGTCCTTGGCCTGTGAGGACTTGTCTCCTCCAGCCAACAGGATGATCAATGCGGAGCCCCTCTGCAGGTAATAGACCCTGTATCCAGGGCCATAGTTGATGCGCAGCTCAGACACGCCGGCCCCGACGGGTTTGACGTCACCAGGATTGCCGCCGATGAGGCGTTCGATCCTGGCCTGAACCTTCGCTCTGGCCCTCAGATCACGCAGACCCGCAAGCCACTGGACGAAACGCTCTGTCTGGCGGACTTCAACCATAACCCAACTGTAGCCTCTTGGCTACGGCCACGCAATGCTGCCTTGCTGGCTCCCATCAAAGACGACACATCCTTCGAACGCTTGCCATCACCTGGCCGCTGTGAGTGAGGCATAAAGGAAATGGCCTTGCGGTGGCGGCTCAGGTGAATGGCGATGTTAGGTGGTATGAGTCAGATTGTGCAAATTACTCTTTCCCAAATTGCATTTCGAGCAAAGCGTCTGCAAGTTGTCGAGTTCTGTTTCGCCACCTTTTGACCATGGAACAATATGATCTACATGGAGCTCGGTCTCAGGGTTTTTGGCAGGAGACGCACCACAAGCGCGACACTTAAATGCATCCAGCTGTAAGGTTCGAAATCTCAACCTAAGATTTATATTCCTCGGCGTTCTCTTCTTTCTATTTTCTCCTGCAGCGTCCACTTCCGTATATGGGATGACTGACTCTTCGCTTGCTACATTGTCAAGGTCGTCCTGATTCGGAGAGCTACCGTCGCTTACATATTCCAAGAATGCTACCAGCGTATTTCTCCATCCACCAAACCGACGGCTAAGCGCTTCCAAGGATATTCTTGAGATTCCTCGTTTAAGATCAGTAGTCGTAGGCTGCCTGCCAAGGGCTGTCCATATTCTTTCTGTCTCTGTGAATACTTCAATGTCGGAGTATTTCGCAATAAAGCCGGTTACAGAAAGACCGGCATTCTCAAGTAAGTTCTTCCAACTTCCAAACTTCTCTATTACCGTTGGGAATGCATAAGCTCCAAGGGCTTCATACTGCTTTGACGTAACAATGCATGTGTTCAGCTCAGCCGCGATACGCTTGACGTCAGAAATGATGTTATCAGGATCAACCTTCTTCATTTCGGAACGAGGCTTGACCTGCTCTAGCCCAGACACCGCTAGAACTTTTGTCCAAGATCCAAATCGTCTCCTGAACGTATGATCCCCGTAGCGACCACCGGCTTTTCTATATCGCTGATATGAAAGATACTTATTGCCAACAAGCTTTGCAATTTTCCTGACATCTTCTGTCAACTCATCTCCGGTGACTCCTTGGCGGTATTCACTGAGCTGAAATTCCATCTCGCTACACCTTGGAGAAAGACTTTTGAAACAACTATACTAATGGCGATAGCCACCTAACGATTAGCTGAGCCGCACCGCCGTTCTTGACGAACGTCGTTCGGCTAGCAGGCGGTGTCGGCTCGAGCTTGCTGTTGCTTAGCCGTGCAGATATCCTAGGCACCGAGAAAAACCGTAAAAACACGGTCGAAGCAACGCTGAATGGGCGGGTCCGGTATCTACCTCAACCCACGCGCCCCTGTCAGCCTATCTCTTCTCGGTGCACTCGGCCATGGGCGCCAACTTTGACGTGACCCCCTTTATCGGTCCAGGGCTTATGAGAGTGGGTGGTTGTGGTCATGCTGCAGCTCCCTGTTGAGCTGCCTCCAGGGGCGTACGCCCCTGGAGGGCCGAGTGCGGCCTGAGTGAGTTGTACTCCCAGCGCCAACGATCGGCCAGGATCTGCGCCTCGGGGGCTGTTGTGAACAGCTCGGTGTTGAGGAACTCATCCCGGAACCGGCCGTTGAACGACTCGGCGAATCCGTTCTCCCACGGGGATCCTGGCTCGATGTAGGCCGTGCTGGTAGTGCTGCTGGCCTCGCACCAGTCCCGTAGGGCCTGGGCAATGAACTCCGGCCCGTTGTCCGATCGGATGTACGCCGGTGCTGGGTAGAGGCTGGTGAGTTCCTCCAGCACGGCCACCACGTCCTTGGCCTTGCAGCGCCTGCCGACCCGGATCGCCAGGCAGAGGCGGCTGTGCTCATCGATCACGTTCAGGAACTTGAGCCTGCGCCCATCAGCGGTGGCGTCGAACTGGAAGTCCATGGCCCACACCTGGTGGGGATGCTCAGCCCGATGACGCCGCACCGAGCCGTCCGCGGGCCGTGCCCGCTTTCGCTTCCTGGGAGTGGGCCGCTGCAGCCCCTCCTCGCGCCAGAGCCGTTGCACCCGTTTGTGGTTCACGGTCCAGCCCTCCCGCCGCAGCAGGCGGTAGGCCATCCGGCGGCCCCAACGGATGTGGTCCGCGGCGATCTCGCGGAGACGCTGCCGGAGCTTGGCCTCCTCGATCGAGACGACCTTGCCGCCATGGCGCTGGGTGCTGCGGTGCTGGCCCACCACTCGGCAGGCCAGGCGTTCAGAGGCCCGGTAACGCTCCTGCAGGACCGTGACGGCCCTGCGGCGACGCTCCGGGCTCAGAAGTTTCCCTCGGCGAGGTCCTTGAGCATGGCCTTCTCCAACTCTGCTTCCGCCAAAAGCTTCTTGAGCCGGGCGTTCTCCTTCTCCAGCTGGGTCAGCCGTCTGGCCTCCTCGGCCTGCATGCCCCCGTACTGCTGCCTCCAGCGGTGGTAGGTCGGTTGCGTGACCTCGATGACGCGGCAGACGTCGGCGACGGTTTTTCCCTGGGCGATCAACTGCTCGGCCGTCTTGAGCTTGCGGATGATCTGCTCGGCTGTGTGCCTGGTGCGTTTCATGGTCGAGTCCCCGGCCCAGTTTGGCCGGCTGAAGACTCTCATTCACCCTGGACCGGTTTCCGGGGTCCACATCAACTTGACTCCAGCGCATTGGTTTCTGATGGCCAGGCCAGTTGGATGAGGGGTTTTATGCGGATCCGATAACCGTATGGCACACCTGATACACAGTCAGAGTTCATCGGCAGGGCTGGTGACGCCCATTGGGCCCCGATTCAGTACATGGGTGTAGATCATCGTGGTTTTCAAATCGCTGTGCCCCAGTAGCTCCTGAATGGTGCGGATGTCCTGGCTGCGTTCCAGAAGGTGGGTGGCGAACGAATGGCGCAGGCTGTGGCAGGTGGCCGGCTTGCTGATCCCAGCTGCCAGCACCGCCTTGCGCACCGCTTTCTGGATCAGGCTGGGATCAAGGTGGTGGCGGCCCTCTTCACCGGTGGCCGGATTGAACCAGCGGCTGTGTTGTGGGAACACCCACTGCCAACACCATTCGACAGAGGCATTCGGATACTTCCGGGCGAGGGCATGGGGCAGCTGCACCCGCCCCCAGCCCTTGGCCAGATCCCGTTGGTGGATCACCCGCACGTCCACCAGATGGGAGCGCAGCTGCTCCGCTACGCGAAGGGGCAGCAGGGTGCGTCGGTCCTTCCCGCCCTTTCCGTCGCGCACCGTGAGTTCCTGCCGGCCGAAGTCCAGATCATGCACTCGCAGCCGCAACGCCTCCATTAACCGCAGGCCGCTGCCGTAGAGCAGCCCCGCCACCAGCGCCTCGGCACCCACCAGCCGCTGCAGCACAGCCCGCACCTCTTGCACCGTCAGCACCACCGGCAGCCTGCGGCGCGTGCGCGCCCGCACCACACCCTCCAGCTCCAGGTCCCGTTCCAGCAGTTCGCGGTACAGGAACAGCAGCGCCGACAGTGCCTGGTTCTGGGTAGAGGGGCTCACCTGCCGATTCACGGCCAAATGGCTGAGGAAGGCATTCACCTCGGCGCTGCCCATCTCTCTGGGGTGTCGCAGGTTGTGGAAGCGCAGAAACCTTCTGAGCCACTGCTCATAGGTCTTCACCGTGCGACGGGCGTAGTGGCGGGTCTGCAGTTCCTCCCGGTAGCGCTGGATCAGCCCTGCAGCTTTGGGTTGCTCTGGCATGGGGGCCTGCGCCATGGCGTCGACTCAGAGTTGCCACGGCTGCCCAGGCATCTCAGCAATCCAGTGATGTGCACCGTTCGGCGTCGCTGATGTCGCCCCGTTCCCGCTGCCACTGGCGGCGGCGCAGCTTGCCGTAGGCCTGGCAGAACTCCTCTCCGAGGGCCTGGCGCAGGCCGGTGTCGGCGTCGAAGGCATCGAGGGCCTCGCCCAGATCGGCCGGCAGCCTTGGGCAGATCTCCGGTCCCAGCGGGGCGGCGTAGTTGTCGTTGTCATGGCGAGGTCCTGGCTCGAGCCCTCGCTCGATGCCGTCCAGGCCCGCCGCCAGGATGGCGGCCTGCAGC is a genomic window of Cyanobium sp. NS01 containing:
- a CDS encoding integron integrase, encoding MAQAPMPEQPKAAGLIQRYREELQTRHYARRTVKTYEQWLRRFLRFHNLRHPREMGSAEVNAFLSHLAVNRQVSPSTQNQALSALLFLYRELLERDLELEGVVRARTRRRLPVVLTVQEVRAVLQRLVGAEALVAGLLYGSGLRLMEALRLRVHDLDFGRQELTVRDGKGGKDRRTLLPLRVAEQLRSHLVDVRVIHQRDLAKGWGRVQLPHALARKYPNASVEWCWQWVFPQHSRWFNPATGEEGRHHLDPSLIQKAVRKAVLAAGISKPATCHSLRHSFATHLLERSQDIRTIQELLGHSDLKTTMIYTHVLNRGPMGVTSPADEL
- a CDS encoding type II toxin-antitoxin system VapC family toxin — its product is MAVLLDTGPWVAVLSRNDTHHRWAIEQFRCFQPPLLSCEAVVAETCFLLKRSGFDPSLALQFIERGVVQLPFVLQEQIGSVSSLFKRYENVPASLADTALIRLSEMNDSPLLLTTDNDFHIYRRHGRQTIPLVSPR
- a CDS encoding ribbon-helix-helix protein, CopG family, whose translation is MAVISLKLTGALDAQLTEQAHRRRLSKSELVRRALTAFLQSSEQGVEDSAPQSAADLLADLVGCCEDGPVDLSSNPAYMSDFGTN
- a CDS encoding type II toxin-antitoxin system RelE/ParE family toxin → MVEVRQTERFVQWLAGLRDLRARAKVQARIERLIGGNPGDVKPVGAGVSELRINYGPGYRVYYLQRGSALIILLAGGDKSSQAKDIDEALLLADNLSEEI
- a CDS encoding addiction module antidote protein, which codes for MKVTTSPYDVAKHLRTQEEMAAYLEACIEEADGDVAFIAKALGDIARAQGMTKVAKDSGLSRESLYKALSGDRSPSFDTILKVVSALGLKLSATVRSEAEVA
- a CDS encoding IS3 family transposase (programmed frameshift), producing the protein MKRTRHTAEQIIRKLKTAEQLIAQGKTVADVCRVIEVTQPTYHRWRQQYGGMQAEEARRLTQLEKENARLKKLLAEAELEKAMLKDLGRGKLLSPERRRRAVTVLQERYRASERLACRVVGQHRSTQRHGGKVVSIEEAKLRQRLREIAADHIRWGRRMAYRLLRREGWTVNHKRVQRLWREEGLQRPTPRKRKRARPADGSVRRHRAEHPHQVWAMDFQFDATADGRRLKFLNVIDEHSRLCLAIRVGRRCKAKDVVAVLEELTSLYPAPAYIRSDNGPEFIAQALRDWCEASSTTSTAYIEPGSPWENGFAESFNGRFRDEFLNTELFTTAPEAQILADRWRWEYNSLRPHSALQGRTPLEAAQQGAAA
- a CDS encoding DUF2256 domain-containing protein, with product MTNSAERASKICPVCGRPFQWRKKWKDVWEEVRYCSERCRRRRHTMSSDSSLLLHSFF
- a CDS encoding homing endonuclease associated repeat-containing protein, whose amino-acid sequence is MEFQLSEYRQGVTGDELTEDVRKIAKLVGNKYLSYQRYRKAGGRYGDHTFRRRFGSWTKVLAVSGLEQVKPRSEMKKVDPDNIISDVKRIAAELNTCIVTSKQYEALGAYAFPTVIEKFGSWKNLLENAGLSVTGFIAKYSDIEVFTETERIWTALGRQPTTTDLKRGISRISLEALSRRFGGWRNTLVAFLEYVSDGSSPNQDDLDNVASEESVIPYTEVDAAGENRKKRTPRNINLRLRFRTLQLDAFKCRACGASPAKNPETELHVDHIVPWSKGGETELDNLQTLCSKCNLGKSNLHNLTHTT